A stretch of the Capsicum annuum cultivar UCD-10X-F1 chromosome 8, UCD10Xv1.1, whole genome shotgun sequence genome encodes the following:
- the LOC107879067 gene encoding uncharacterized protein LOC107879067, with protein sequence MVDYLKLPTTTHENPYKLQWLNEYAELKVTRQIVIRFKVGNYKDKVLCDIIPMQACHLLVGRPWQYNRSIKYDGRTKHYSFEFVGQNFTLHPLSPSELCEAHQQIKGLKGKGRKEKKPESGVSESKSGKGEGVEGVPTLKCKKAMVILSRKRDLFKEYDDTTPILLLAHVFYTNLSTSSIPPSIYNILQELEDVIPNELLQGLPPLRGIEHQIDFVLGSQFPNKPAYRSNLTNTKDLQRQVEELLNKEYIKESMSPYAVSVLLVPNNNETWFICVY encoded by the coding sequence ATGGTGGACTACTTGAAATTGCCTACTACTACACATGAAAATCCATATAAGCTCCAATGGTTGAACGAGTATGCAGAATTGAAGGTAACCAGGCAAATAGTGATTCGATTTAAGGTGGGAAACTATAAAGATAAAGTACTTTGTGATATTATTCCCATGCAAGCTTGTCACTTATTGGTGGGTCGACCATGGCAATATAATAGGTCTATCAAGTATGATGGCCGAACCAAGCATTATTCTTTTGAGTTTGTGGGCCAAAATTTCACCCTCCATCCACTTTCACCATCAGAACTGTGTGAGGCTCATCAACAAATAAAAGGATTGAAGGGAaagggaagaaaagaaaagaaacccgAGAGTGGGGTGAGTGAATCTAAGAGTGGGAAGGGTGAGGGAGTCGAGGGAGTTCCAACTTTGAAGTGCAAGAAAGCTATGGTAATATTGTCTAGGAAGAGGGATCTCTTCAAggagtatgatgataccacacCTATACTTCTCCTAGCACATGTTTTTTACACTAACCTTTCAACTTCCTCCATTCCCCCttctatttataatattttgcaGGAATTAGAGGATGTCATTCCTAATGAGTTGCTGCAAGGTTTACCCCCACTTCGGGGCATTGAGCATCAAATTGACTTCGTGCTAGGATCACAATTTCCAAACAAACCAGCCTATAGAAGTAACCTTACGAACACCAAAGACCTACAACGGCAAGTTGAGGAACTTCTTAATAAAGAATACATCAAAGAGAGCATGAGTCCATATGCGGTTTCGGTGTTATTAGTGCCAAATAATAATGAAACATGGTTCATATGTGTGTACTAA